In Citrus sinensis cultivar Valencia sweet orange chromosome 2, DVS_A1.0, whole genome shotgun sequence, a single genomic region encodes these proteins:
- the LOC102628515 gene encoding G-type lectin S-receptor-like serine/threonine-protein kinase RLK1, with protein sequence MSNFLYVLISVMAFHLLSLLFLLLLPCLTAAQSNGTISIGQQLTAAESTEPWLSPSKDFALGFHQLDSKDLFLPAIWYYKIPSKTIVWYASAVNPAPRGSKLRLTANRGLVLEDPEGREIWKSEISTGQAAFGVLYDTGNFLIVNTNSERLWQSFDHPTDTLLPTQTMERGGVVSSRRKDTYFSRGRFQFRLLEDGNAVLNTINLESGFAYDAYFWSNTFDTNRSNAGYRVVFNESGQLYVLRENKQRASLVPETVSAKENYLRATLNFDGVFIFYSHPKNNSTGDAIWSVSDVLPENICINNDIRKGLGSGICGFNSICSISGAKRPICQCPKGFSLLDPDDAYGSCKPDFILGCEEDGKKSGEDLYYIEELRNTDWPTSDYEQISPYGKDECVSSCLKDCQCSAAVLRDDTCWKKKLPLSYGKTDRDETGTTFIKIRKVPSGGKKKVDVLIPVVSVLFGSSALINLLLVSACCLGFLVVNRKKFMRPHQEDQGVSYMNLRCFTYKELVEVTRGFKEELGRGAFGTVYKGFVNMGSSNHVAVKKLNSVFQDSEKEFKAEVNGIGQTHHKNLVRLLGYCDEGQNRLLVYEFMSNGTVASFLFGDSKPNWKLRTEIAMGIAGGLFYLHEECCTQIIHCDIKPQNILLDDHYNARISDFGLAKLLTLDQSHTNTAIRGTKGYVAPEWFRNMPITVKVDVYSYGVLLLEIICLRRNIDNEISKVDKAILTDWAYDRYQERTLEALVENDLEAMNNVTMLHRFVMVAFWCIQEDPSHRPTMRKVTQMLEGVVEVPIPPCPWTLNITS encoded by the coding sequence ATGTCcaattttctttatgttttaatttcagtaatggcttttcatcttctatCCCTTCTTTTCTTGCTTCTGCTGCCGTGTCTAACAGCCGCACAAAGTAACGGAACCATAAGTATAGGTCAGCAACTCACTGCAGCTGAGAGCACGGAACCATGGCTTTCCCCTTCTAAGGATTTCGCTTTAGGGTTTCACCAACTAGACAGTAAGGATCTCTTCTTGCCTGCCATATGGTATTACAAGATACCGAGTAAAACCATAGTTTGGTATGCATCGGCAGTCAATCCTGCGCCAAGAGGATCAAAACTACGGCTGACTGCTAATAGGGGGCTGGTGCTTGAGGACCCCGAAGGTCGGGAGATATGGAAATCTGAAATCAGTACGGGACAAGCAGCTTTTGGTGTTCTTTATGATACTGGCAACTTTCTGATCGTAAATACAAATTCTGAGAGGTTATGGCAGAGCTTTGATCATCCTACTGATACCTTGCTTCCTACGCAGACAATGGAACGGGGTGGGGTCGTATCTTCCAGACGAAAGGACACTTATTTCTCTCGAGGAAGGTTCCAATTCCGTCTATTGGAGGATGGAAATGCAGTGCTTAATACCATAAACTTGGAAAGCGGCTTTGCATATGATGCCTATTTTTGGAGTAACACGTTTGATACTAACAGATCGAATGCTGGTTATCGAGTAGTCTTCAATGAGTCAGGCCAATTGTAtgttttgagagaaaataaacagAGAGCCAGTCTTGTACCAGAAACAGTGtcagcaaaagaaaattacctCAGAGCAACTCTAAACTTTGATGGTGTTTTTATCTTCTACTCTCACCCCAAGAATAATAGCACTGGAGACGCTATCTGGTCAGTCAGTGATGTCTTGCCGGAGAATATTTGCATTAACAATGATATCCGTAAAGGATTAGGCAGTGGAATCTGCGGATTTAACAGCATCTGCAGTATCAGTGGAGCCAAAAGACCAATCTGCCAATGCCCAAAAGGGTTTTCTTTACTTGATCCAGATGATGCCTACGGAAGCTGCAAACCGGACTTCATTCTAGGCTGTGAAGAAGATGGGAAGAAATCTGGAGAAGATCTATATTATATTGAAGAGCTAAGGAACACTGATTGGCCAACATCTGATTATGAACAGATTAGTCCTTATGGCAAAGATGAATGTGTGTCATCTTGCTTGAAGGACTGTCAATGTTCTGCTGCTGTATTGAGAGATGACACCTGCTGGAAGAAGAAACTACCTCTCTCCTATGGGAAAACGGACAGGGATGAGACAGGGACAACTTTCATCAAAATTAGGAAAGTCCCTTCCGGAGGAAAGAAGAAAGTGGATGTATTAATCCCGGTGGTATCTGTACTCTTCGGCAGCTCTGCATTAATCAACTTGCTATTAGTCAGTGCATGTTGTCTAGGTTTCCTAGTTGTTAATCGCAAAAAGTTCATGAGGCCTCACCAAGAGGATCAAGGTGTCTCATATATGAATTTGCGCTGCTTTACTTATAAGGAGCTTGTAGAAGTCACTCGTGGATTCAAGGAAGAACTCGGAAGAGGAGCCTTTGGCACTGTTTATAAAGGGTTTGTGAATATGGGTTCTAGCAATCATGTTGCGGTGAAGAAGTTAAATAGTGTATTCCAAGACAGTGAAAAAGAATTCAAAGCTGAAGTGAATGGAATCGGTCAGACACATCATAAGAATCTGGTTAGACTTCTTGGGTACTGTGACGAGGGACAAAATCGACTTCTAGTGTATGAGTTCATGAGCAATGGCACCGTGGCTAGTTTCCTCTTTGGAGACTCAAAGCCGAATTGGAAACTGAGGACCGAAATTGCCATGGGAATCGCTGGAGGTCTCTTTTATCTTCATGAGGAGTGCTGCACCCAGATCATCCATTGTGATATAAAGCCTCAAAACATACTTCTCGATGATCATTACAACGCCCGGATATCTGATTTTGGATTGGCAAAGCTTTTGACGCTGGATCAGAGCCATACCAATACCGCTATCAGGGGAACTAAAGGATATGTTGCACCCGAATGGTTCAGGAATATGCCGATCACTGTAAAGGTTGATGTGTACAGTTATGGTGTGCTGCTTCTAGAAATCATTTGCCTGCGAAGAAATATAGATAACGAAATCAGCAAAGTGGATAAAGCTATTCTAACCGATTGGGCTTATGACCGCTATCAGGAAAGAACACTCGAAGCTCTGGTTGAAAATGACTTAGAGGCCATGAACAACGTGACTATGCTGCACAGGTTTGTGATGGTTGCCTTTTGGTGCATTCAAGAAGACCCGTCTCATCGGCCCACCATGAGGAAGGTTACACAAATGCTTGAAGGAGTTGTAGAAGTACCAATTCCCCCATGTCCATGGACCCTAAACATTACAAGTTGA
- the LOC102628218 gene encoding G-type lectin S-receptor-like serine/threonine-protein kinase LECRK3, with protein sequence MAFPLLHSLSVLLLLLQPFLTFAQTRGKITIGASLSASQNSSSWLSPNGDFAFGFHSLDSNKDLFLLSIWYAKIPQKTIVWFANGDSPAASGTKVELTADQGLVLTSPQGRELWKSDPIIGTVAYGLMNDTGNFVLLSDNTNKLWESFNNPTDTMLPSQIFDNGQFLSSKQSDGNFSKGRFRFELNSNGNLVLTTVNLPSDYTNEPYYESKTNGSSNQLVFNQSGYMYILQEYDQRFALTRRVETSASNFYYRATINFDGVFTQYQHPKNSTGNEGWTAFWSLPDDICKASFVSTGSGTCGFNSVCRLNNRRPICECPRGYTLIDPNDQYGSCKPNYTQSCVDDDEPGSPEDLYDFEVITNTDWPTSDYQLLTPFTEEGCRQSCLHDCMCAVAIFRSGDMCWKKKLPLSNGRFDANLNGKALIKIRKGNLPPTSPDFPRPNVKNNQKKDQENLIILGSVLLGGSVFFNCLLVGALCLCFFFVYNKKNSQVPSHDGVVETNLHCFTYKDLEAATNGFKEELGKGAFGVVYKGAIGMASMYQVPVAVKKLHSVIQDGVKEFKTEVNVIGQTHHKNLVRLLGFCDDGLNRLLVYEFLSNGTLASFLFGDLKPGWSRRTDIAFGIARGLLYLHEECSTQIIHCDIKPQNILLDDYYNARISDFGLAKLLLLDQSQTHTAIRGTKGYVAPEWFRNMPITVKVDVYSFGVLLLEIICCRRNVDMEVNEAEALLTDWAYDCYCEGITEALVEFDIEALNDKKKLARFVMVAIWCIQEDPSLRPTMRKVTQMLEGVVEVLDPPCPCPFTVAN encoded by the coding sequence ATGgcttttcctcttcttcattCACTTTCAGTTCTTCTTCTGCTGCTGCAACCATTCTTAACTTTTGCTCAAACCCGTGGCAAAATAACTATTGGAGCTTCTCTTTCTGCCTCACAAAACTCGTCTTCATGGCTTTCTCCTAATGGAGATTTTGCCTTCGGTTTCCACTCACTTGACAGCAACAAAGACCTTTTCTTGCTCTCCATTTGGTATGCTAAAATCCCACAGAAGACTATAGTTTGGTTTGCAAATGGAGATAGTCCTGCAGCTTCAGGAACAAAAGTTGAGCTCACTGCTGATCAAGGCCTTGTGCTTACTAGCCCTCAAGGTCGAGAATTATGGAAATCCGATCCTATTATAGGCACTGTTGCTTATGGCTTGATGAATGATACAGGCAACTTTGTTCTGCTCAGTGACAATACAAATAAGCTATGGGAGAGCTTCAACAATCCCACTGACACCATGCTGCCTTCACAAATATTTGATAACGGACAGTTTCTTTCTTCAAAGCAATCAGATGGCAATTTTTCCAAAGGAAGGTTTCGATTCGAACTGAATTCAAATGGGAATCTTGTGCTTACTACAGTAAACTTGCCTTCTGATTATACTAATGAGCCTTATTATGAAAGCAAGACTAATGGTTCTAGCAATCAGCTTGTGTTCAATCAGTCAGGGTACATGTACATATTGCAAGAGTATGATCAAAGATTCGCTCTAACAAGAAGAGTTGAAACATCAGCTTCCAACTTTTATTACAGAGCAACAATCAATTTTGATGGGGTTTTTACTCAGTATCAGCACCCGAAAAATTCCACTGGAAATGAAGGCTGGACAGCGTTTTGGTCATTGCCAGATGATATTTGCAAAGCAAGTTTTGTTTCTACTGGCAGTGGCACTTGCGGATTTAACAGTGTTTGTAGACTAAATAATAGAAGGCCAATCTGTGAGTGTCCAAGAGGGTATACTTTGATTGATCCGAATGATCAGTATGGCAGCTGCAAGCCAAACTACACTCAGAGCtgtgttgatgatgatgaacccGGTTCTCCCGAAGatttatatgattttgaaGTGATTACGAACACGGATTGGCCTACATCTGATTATCAACTCTTGACTCCTTTCACAGAAGAGGGGTGTAGGCAATCTTGCTTGCATGACTGTATGTGTGCCGTTGCAATTTTTCGAAGTGGAGATATGTGTTGGAAGAAGAAGCTACCGCTATCAAATGGGCGATTTGATGCCAACCTTAACGGCAAAGCTCTTATCAAAATCAGGAAAGGTAATCTCCCTCCAACAAGTCCTGATTTCCCAAGACCTAACGTAAAGAATAATCAGAAGAAAGATCAAGagaatttgatcattttgGGATCAGTACTTTTGGGTGGGTCTgtttttttcaattgcttGTTGGTTGGAGCTCTTTgtctttgctttttctttgtttacaACAAGAAAAACAGTCAAGTTCCTTCTCATGATGGTGTTGTGGAAACAAACTTGCATTGTTTTACTTACAAAGATCTGGAAGCAGCTACAAATGGGTTCAAGGAAGAGCTAGGAAAAGGAGCTTTTGGGGTTGTGTACAAAGGAGCAATTGGTATGGCTTCTATGTATCAGGTTCCAGTTGCAGTAAAGAAATTACATAGTGTTATCCAAGATGGTGTGAAAGAATTCAAAACAGAAGTAAACGTTATCGGCCAAACTCATCACAAGAATCTTGTTAGACTGCTCGGATTTTGTGATGATGGACTGAATAGGTTGCTGGTATATGAGTTCTTGAGCAACGGTACTTTAGCTAGCTTTCTTTTTGGTGACTTGAAACCTGGATGGAGCCGGAGAACAGACATTGCTTTTGGGATTGCAAGAGGACTTTTGTATCTACATGAAGAATGCAGCACGCAGATTATCCATTGTGATATCAAGCCTCAGAATATCTTGCTTGATGATTACTACAATGCTCGAATTTCAGACTTCGGATTGGCAAAGCTTCTGCTGCTGGATCAGAGCCAAACACATACTGCTATTAGAGGAACAAAAGGGTATGTTGCACCAGAATGGTTTAGGAACATGCCCATAACAGTGAAAGTGGATGTGTACAGCTTTGGTGTTTTACTGCTAGAGATCATTTGCTGCAGAAGAAATGTAGATATGGAAGTGAATGAAGCAGAAGCACTCTTGACAGATTGGGCTTATGACTGTTACTGCGAAGGAATAACAGAAGCTCTGGTGGAATTTGATATAGAGGCCTTGAATGACAAGAAAAAGTTGGCAAGATTTGTGATGGTTGCCATCTGGTGCATCCAAGAAGATCCTTCTCTTCGGCCCACAATGAGGAAGGTTACTCAGATGCTTGAAGGGGTTGTTGAAGTGCTTGATCCACCATGTCCATGTCCATTTACTGTTGCCAACTGA